The nucleotide window CTTACTCCCTATTGTGTCCAGTTTAACAGATCAGAAAGAGCTTCACCTGTGCAACCCAGTGTTAATATCTCCATGGCCTTCTTGGTCACCATCCAGGATTTTTCCTTTGCTCTCATTACCAGCTCCTTTGCATCAGGAAAGAGAAGGAAGTAAGGTTGCTGCATTGATTCACCAGCCTTGCTTCTGCATATTTAACAGCAACTGGAAAGAAACAGGTTGAAGTTTCTCCACCACATCCCTCTATGTGTAGAGAAGTTGAACCCCCTAGATCTGAGTGTGTCTCATTGATGTTGAAGGCACTGGAAAAGACAGTCCAAATTTGGTGGTGACACCAACGTGACATGATGGCCAGGGCCAGCAGGCGTTGCCTTTGTTCAGTCATCCCAAGTGACTAGTGGAAAATGTAACAGAACAGCATGTTTGAACTTCCCGCTTGAAGAAAACTGTCTGAAGGAACATGACAGGGTTTGACGGCTGTCTCATTATAAGGTGAATTTCAGAACTAGGAATAGGGGGTGCAGAATATCAACAGATCCATTTTTCAATCCACACCATAATATAACCTTCCACATTTTGGCTGGTTCGTAGTGGGGTAAACCCGCCTTGCTGACACCAGCCGGAGCCGgacctttccccctttccattaAAAGAAACTTCCCCTTGCATAGGGCCAAGACTCATGGGGGACAAGAGAGCACCGGGAAGAGTTGAAGCTGATCAGCACTGACATGGTTTTTTCTGTGGCCAGCATAGTAAATATGTACGGTTGAGATTACATGTCAGTTCCCAGCAGGtagatcccccaagttctccacagcaaccacacaggtgtattggttgaagtaactttattagagatccatcaagttcaaggtgctcagacaacgggattggcagaagtgacgtaaatggggttggCAGTGctagttatagggaagattcccACCTTCAGGACCATTAAAGTTCTGGTGCGAAGGAgctgtgggggttggaggggacaaaataggtttaggctagacagagcaaagaatgaaatcatctcagctcccaagaaggatacatcttgAGTTGGCTGCAGCTGGCATTCAAAGACACTTGTtcaagcggcagggaaagagtaaatacttgcaagataacccactggcttagcatcaataagaaacttcccatgccctcagaggatcagcacataacacagaatacatacatggcagatacGCAGGATGGCATATATGACATTACACTTTCATATGGTCCCAATCTATCCTTAGGCTCTATTCATGTCTCTGTCAATGTTGCCATCACAAGTCCTTCCCTTGATTGTCATGATTCTTTCTCATTTCAAAAAAACGAATCGTGTTTTGAGGAAGCTGTTATGGCTATACTTCCATCACAACAAAGGTATTTTTCTATCCCTCTacatccagctctttttctcaGTAACCTGCCTCAGTGTTGTTGTGTCTTGCTATTTCCTAGCAATATGCAGTTTTGCAGCAATGCAAATGCAGACAAGACAGGTCGCTTTTCAGGCAGTATCCAGTTGCTGTTTTATTTAAAGGATGCAGAAGGAGCTGTctgagggtcaaactacaagtgacgcctgacactagttggacacttgtcatcttcccttaatttttaatgggaaatgttggcgtcctggtcttgaagcttcgctctctgagtgctgtccaaaggacttttcaactgtcacttgtccaacattccgccaagctgcctacatttcccatcaaaacttgagggaagctgacaagtgtccaactagtgtcaggcccCCGCTCCCCAGCTggactgtggggataataataacactgactttgttaaccgctctaatctgtccagaagagcagtatataagcacatggtcACTATTatgattatcattatcattatcaatgTGCATGTGGAGTTATCTTCTAGGGTTGCTACATGTGGGtttgtaaattcctggagatttgggaggtggagcctggagagggttgtgtttggggtggggagaggcatcagcagagtataattccatagagttcactcacCAGACGTgccattttctttaaaagaatgtatctctgtagtctggagattcattgtaatttcaagagatccccaggccccacctggagtttggcaactctgTTTCCTTAAGTATCTTCCATACCGTTTTGATAAATAAACAGTACCTGGGCAATGCCAAAGTATCATATTATGGCTTCACTCTTAATACAACACAATAGCTAGTGTGCACAACTCCCCCACTCCTTCCTTTTTGGATGAATGGCAGGAAAATGGTACACCTAAAGTGTCAATAAATATTGCACTCactctgaaaccagagatatgCACAATGAGGTACAGTAGTGCCCGTTAGGCGTCGCTGTTGCCTCAGATTTGTTTCATTTACCAGGCAGAATTTAGGTTCAAGTGGGAGGCTGCGTCGGTCTGTaagggaagagcaagattcaggttcagtagcaccttagagaccaaccggATTCCCAGGGTCTGAGTTGTCAAGAGTCAGAGCTAGGgaattctgactcttgaaagttcataccctggaaatctggttggtctttaaggtggatCCGAAACTTGCTCAAGCAGAATTTGTTGCTTATGCTGGTAGAAAGTGGAAGACGAGCATGAGATGAAAGACCGGGGACAGACTGCAGGTGTGCCACAAAGCCGGCAGGTAATGGAAAATGACAGGATGAGGAGAAAAGCAGATGGGAGAACTGGTAAGTTTCTCATCTTGCAGTGGAGCCGCagattttaaaaggaggaatCTCTGGGTTAGACTCTAGTAACCTGAGTCACCTGGAGCGGACTTACATTCCTGGCATTCCTGTCTAACATGAGAGGTTTCAGGATTTGTGCTCTAAAAGCTGTTCTTCTCAAACTGTGCTGCATCCGCAGAATTTTACCCTTTAAAGTATCTCACTGCACACTTCCATGCAGAATTTATCAGCCTCCTCTTAGTAATTTAGGAAGGAATTATTTGATTGAGGCAACCAATGAGTTTTGAATACATTTGCATACCAGCCCACTTTTacatgggggggggctgaaaagAAGTTTAAAAGAAGTTCCCCCCTGTAACTTCCTTTGTCCAAGGAAGTAGTGAATTCTTCACCATGGCCAGGACTTTGATGATCTTTATGTTTCTTGCATACTGCTGGGGTAGGATAGATGCTTTAAAAATGCCTTATTTTTGGTCCCTTTTTCTTCATTGTTTAATTACACTTTTTTATTATGGATCTTGATTCCAGGTTGTGATGCCCGATTTATGATGACCCAGCCACCCTCTGTGTCAGCCTCCATTGGAGAAACAGTTGAAATCACCTGTAAAAAAAATGGTGGGAGTTTAGATCGGTATGACAGTTCCTGGTACCAACAGAAACCGGGCAGTTCCCCAGTACTGCTCATATATCGTGATGCCAGCAGAGCCTCAGGCATCTCCACCCGATTCTCGGGTTCCACTGACGCCTCGGCTCTCTCTGCCACTTTGACCATCTCCAACGTTCGATCCGATGATGAGGCTGATTATTACTGCTTGTATGTTGAGAGTGCTAACGAGCGCACAATGATACAGCCACATGGGGAAGTGAGACAAAAACCTCCTTGCAGGAAATGGGCTTCAGTTTGCATTAGTTCCAGTGGGTGGCAAGGGTGATGCTTCTGAATTTCTCATTTCTGCAGTTTTGATCAAAGAATCTGCAGTCTGATGGTGAGAATCAAACTGGCAATTCCTTATTTTCGAATCATTTTCATTTCCTGGCACGTTTTTCTTGTAAAATGCTCACATTTCTTGGTGGGGTGAGAAGCAGGGAATTGAGGCACCTGGGAGAAATGTTTCTTATCCTTTCCCTGCCAGAGGGAAATGTTTCATGCCTCTTCCCTCCTAGTACTTTGTCACATTTTATTCTCTTCTGCCACAGTCATGGGAGGGATGTCCATCACTGGAAGGGGACTTAATCACCCCTATACCTGCTGCTGCCTGAAATGCTCCCCCAAATGctatgggtggggggagactcCTGGGGACAACATAAGGAACAGAGTCAGCAGTCTGGAGCTTTGGGTCTCAAAAGCacataacctggaaatctagttggtctttaagatgctcctggactcgtatcttgctgttctactgcagaccaatggcCACCCACTTAAAACTCTCTCCCCATCTCAATTGGTAAAAACCCAACACAGGATCtagtaaagttgccaactctgggttgggaagttcctggagatttggggggtggagcctggacaaagtggggtttggggagaggatggAGCTTGgctgggtataataccatagagtccacctttcaaggcagccattttctccaggggaactgagtctgtcatctagagatcagttgtaatttcaggagatctccagccaccttctggaggttggcaactgtggtATCTAGTTAGCCTCTTTGGAATGTGAAGGTCATGTCTTCCTATTTGAGATTCCATCTCTTTTTCAGAATGGGTCTGTCTTTGCATGACCTTCTTAGGAttggaagaaaaatgtcctgcccctttaatacgggCTTAATGGGATGCTATCTACcaccatgtcatgaaaagcttcagctgtcccTTTCCATGCATACAGtgtctattaaagggacagggcatttttctctggGCTTGTTGGCAGCCCTACACCTCATTCATTTTCACATGCAAATGATGCTCCTTATCTCAAAGGCCTTCCTGATCCTCAGGATTTTTTTCTCACACCTTTGGATCTAGGAGGATGTAAAGTTGCCacctttctgagggccaagctacaagtgacaaatgacacttgaacggcaagtggatcatgtggagcgcaagtgaacagggagaaatacacttgctgttcaagtgtcatttgtcacttgtagctgggccccCAGTAGTATTTAtgtaattacttcatttataggccaccttttttgctgagactcaaggtggataacaaaataaaacacaatgcCATAGAACAGTATAATGCATACAATGCAACAAAACTGGATTTCCCTCCACCTCCTGCACAAACATTCAAACTATGCCTTTTCCCAGCAGCTGATCACATACAGATCTGGAGGtatcttttcctgctgcttgctttgGTTCCTTTATCTGTTTAATTTCTGTGGGGCTGCGTGGATGAAGTGGAGGAAGGCAGATTTAAAAAGTGTAATTTGTAATAGCATATTGATCTGAAGAAGTCAGTGTGTGCAGCTTTTTACTGCATGAAGATAAAATATCCATGATATTGCTTATATAGCAGTATTGAATTGATGCTAGCATATGCACACATTGTTAATACTTTCTTTCCAACATGTTGTGTCAAGCCTCTTTGAAGTACATCCTCTTTTGAAAATACTTCTCTAGTCCTCAGATGTGGACAAGGTAGAGGTTGATTATGGTTACTGGATAGTGAGAAAAAAGGGTCTCAGCACATGCCCAGAGCCACATCCTGACTGTATGTGACATTACTTGGAAGTAACTCCCATTATATGCTGTTACTTGGAAGTAACTCTCACTGAATTCAATGAGGCTTAGACCTGATGCATTAGAGAGCTGCTGTGCTGATTGCTTACAGgcttgctcagaagtaagtctctcAGTGTTCATTGGGAGTCATTTTTAGCTAAGTATACACCACATTTTACAGATAAAAATAGGGACACTTTATGCCAAGGCTAGTGTCCATTGGCTTTATAAGATACCAGCAAGAGGGCCCAATATTAACCTCTTGGAGTCCCTTGGATGCTATCTGTCCTCTTTGAGACTGCTGTTGGTTTGTCTTCCCTCTTCAAATAAGTGAACAACTGCAGAAGCAAAGAGGAGGAGCAGCCACCCTTGTTCACCTCTCCTGGTGAATATGGggggtagacaatactgatcttaagagaccaacagtgtaatcctaaaaagaattatcCCAGCCCATTGACTCAGTATAAACTCCCCACTTAACAGCTTCAGTAGTTAAATGCCCAAATGCTCCCCTCCCAATTATATCCCCAAAGCATCTTCTCTTTCCATAAGTGCAGCTTGGgagcttttaaaaacacattctTACAATTATTCTTCCCCACTGGTTTATACTGTGCCTATATAATAAACATAATGACTTTCTTTAACATAAACGCTTTAGAGAGTTTAATAACAGAACGGAGGGAGTTGTAACTGTAGAATTACTGCAACAGAATTTGTTTGCATTCAGCAACAATGTATTACCTTCCCCCATCATGAAAGTTAACCTCTTTAGATACAGGAGCAAAGGCTAAAATGTCAAGGGTGACCActggatcattttttaaaagttctccaAACTCTCTCTCTATTCCAACGTCAATACCGAGACAGTGATGATTTACCAAGGACATGGACTGGAAAAGTGGAAATCAGTAAAAAGGGACCCTAAGATAGTGGAACAAAGAGATTTGGAGGCTTTTATTGGAATGAAGCCTTGTGCAAAAGTGTTTTCAGGACAGGGCCTCCCGTTTAAAACACTGGAAAAAACCACAAGGGAGATGATTGCAATGGTGTGAAGTCAGGGCAAGGGCGGTGGCTTCAGCTTCACACTGCTCATGTGTCTGGAGCTCGACAAATCTCCTAACTTTGGCAGCCAGTGTAAATAGCGTGCAGTGTGACGACAGAGTGTGTCTTGTAGTTTGCAGGAAGGAGGTTAACGTGGAGCAGGATGGTGAGTAGGGGCAAGGGGGCTGGTTTAAAGGCCTACTTTTCTGCAGAAGAGGAAGGTGTTGCTCTGCCACAATTGCCGATGTGGCTTGATTGATAATCAGTCTTTTCAGGGCTCAATCTGGGAATCTGTTTCTAGTGGCTCGGCTGCCAAGCGTGTGCTGTTGTAACAAGCGGTGTCTCTGAGTATGTACAGAGACTTTTGCATCAAGAGAATCTCTGTTGGCTTTTTGCATATCTGAGCCTAAGAGAGAATTTATTTCTCAAAAAGAAAGTTTGTGGTGGTGTGTATATAGGTTTAATCCTGCCCGGGAAATGTGCTTTTTTGTTCTGGAATCCAAGATCTTCTATGGATTAAGAATGAGATTACTTGTTCCTGTATTTTAGGGCTGGTGTTCCAAATTGATTCTGGATCTGGAGCCATGCACAAAGTCCTGATTAAAGAGCAAGGACTGTAGGCCAGAATGCCTGAGAGCCCTggtgcctctttttaaaaactgaccgTAAGGAGGTTGCTGCTGCAAAGCCCCTCTCTTTGGCCCCTTCTCCAAATTATCCATATCTTTTAGATTGGAGTGCAAGTTTTACTTAACTTTCTTTGAAAAGGCTGTACAGAAAATGCACCATCCCAGGAATGGTATGCTGACGAGGGCTAGGCTCTTGTCATAAGAGAGCAAAGGGACCAATAGAGAAGGCTTAAAAATACTTGGGAGCTAGAATAAACCAAACAATAGATAAAGTAACTAGATTATGTATTTGGTTATTGATGATGCAGGTTCTCAGCCATGGAATATGCTGTGGGTCACCAGCATTTCCTAGTTTCTCAGCCTCTTCTCCTTTACACTGCTGGTGTGTGGATCGATTTGGAATCAGAATGAGAGAGTTCCTTAACATCAACGAGGCATTGGAGTAGTGGCTGAAATATTAAGCTTTTACTGAGAAAGATAAGGATTTCATCCTCCTGGACCCTGACCACCCTACAAATTTTGTCCTTGCTTATCTGCAGTGTTTGAGGTGAAGTCACTAAGTGGATAGGAGAGaataggggaggggggttgtAAGCGCTTCTAATATTATACAACTGTGAAAAGGTTTGCCAATGATAAGAGCCTGAAATTTTCCGCATGCTCCCCACTCCAGACATAGTTGAGATCAGCTGCATTCCTTCCATCTTCATGCAATAGGCTCTGCTGAGCAAGTCGGTTCTTGTGAGTACACAAGTGTTTGACCTGGAGCCATAAAAGAGAAGTGTTAGAACAATGCCCTGACCCCTGTCAATTGTTTGTTTTGCAGCAGAGCAAATTTAAGAAGCCAGGTCAGTATCCCTGTGCATTAGgggatcatagaatcacagagctggaaggggccatacagtccgtctagtccaaccccctgctcctgCACAAAAGATTATAAAATATGCATCTACAGCTAGGCTAGACCAAAATTGGTTCTAAGAATTTATTTCTCCCTGTATTACCAGGTAGAGCTTCAAAGAAATGAAGCAGTAACGAAAGCTGCTTATGTTATGACCTCATATGGGGTAACCAGAGTCGCATTTTACACCAGGCCAGAtaaaatgtaatttattttttGTAAACGTACTTCAAAAACCTCTGGGATTGAGTGTAATGGGGAATGAATGGAAATATGTATCCAGCGGAGATGGGTTCTCAACCAATTGGGAACGTCTAATTCTTAATATctattctttccctccctttggtCCCTGGACTATGATAAGTTGGTACTCGTGATAGGAGACCTTCACATCCCTCACCGATGCACCAGCCTCCCAGCCAAGTTCAAGAAGCTCCTTGTCCCAGGGAAGATCCAGCACATCCTCTGCACGGGGAATCTCTGTACCAAGGAGAGCTACGATTACCTAAAGACGCTGGCGGGGGACGTTCATGTTGTCAGAGGAGACTTTGATGAGGTAGAGCTGCTTCTATCTATACCTGCTGCATTCCAGGGTGATGGAATGGTAGACTTTATTGAATGCTCTTTGAAGCCATAGctaagaggagggaggggagaggctatggctcAGCGGAAGAccctctgctttgtatgcagaaggtcccaacatctccagctaaaagaatgAGGTTGCAGGTGATATGAAACACCTCTACttaagactctggagagctgctgccagctctgagtagacaatattgaccttgatgccCTGATGAGTTGAATCAGCTTTTTGTAGCTGAAAGTGCAAagggtttgcatgcagaagatatcAGGTTCAGTTCTGGATATCTTGAACCAAAGATTCTTGGGTAGCAGGGCTAGAAAAGATCCTGTgcttgagatccagtttggtgtagtggttaagagcacaggactctggagagccgggtttgattccccacttctccacttgaaggcagctgggtgaccttgggctagtcacagctctctcggaactctctcagccccacccccctcacagggtgttttgttgtggggataaaaataacatactttgtaaattgctctgagtgggcattaagttgtcctgaagaggggtatataaatcaaatgtcgtcgtcgtcatcatcatcatcatcatcatcatcatcatcatcatcatcatcatcatcatcatcaccatcttaGGGAGCCCCTGTAAGTTAGGATAGATAGCGGTGGATGAATAGTTTGACATGGCTTCATATGTTGATATATGTTCAGTGATCATAAAGGAGATTTGAACCATAATTGCTGCTGGTTGGTTCATACATAGATTCATCACTTGAGAAGTAGAACCAGAAGTGGTGAGCATAAGAATAGCCCTGCTAGAGCAGAGCAAAGATCCATGTGGTCCAGCTTCCTATTTCCCGCAGCGGCCAACCACATGCCTCTAAAAGATATTCAACCAGGACAGGGATACCAAACCCTGGTTGTTGCTCCCAGTAATTGGTAGCCAGAGAGACATTGCTGCTGAACACAGCCATAGATGGACCTcttttccatgaatttgtctaaccccTTTTTAAAGATATTTAAGCTATTGGCCAGTGCTACATCCTGTGGAAGAAGTTACACAAGTTAATTGTCTTTATGTGAAGTAGTCCTTTCTGTGtctcctgaatctactgcttaTGATGAATTTCATTGAGTGACCCTAAGTTCTCATATTTTTGGAAAGAGAGAATTAATTCTCTCTATCCAAACCATGTGTAAGTTAATAAACTGCTATTATgttctcctccccctttcctggtGGTTTGCATGTGTGAAATGGCCCAGTCCAGAGAGAGTTTACATATCTCCAAAGGACAGCACACCGTGACATACTGTGCTTGGGGACAGCTCTGCACTGGGCACAACTGAATGTGAGTTGACTTCCACACTGTCAATATGAAAAGGCTACTGCAAGCCTGCTCAATTCCCTGTGGGGCTGTGTGGGAGAGCTGGTCTACTATAAAGGTGCAGATGGCAGAGTTCTGTCTCCTATTGAGTGACCCTAAGTTCTCATATTTTTGGAAAGAGAGAATTAATTCTCTCTATCCAAACCATGTGTAAGTTAATAAACTGCTATTATgttctcctccccctttcctggtGGTTTGCATGTGTGAAATGGCCCAGTCCAGAGAGAGTTTACATATCTCCAAAGGACAGCACACCGTGACATACTGTGCTTGGGGACAGCTCTGCACTGGGCACAACTGAATGTGAGTTGACTTCCACACTGTCAATATGAAAAGGCTACTGCAAGCCTGCTCAATTCCCTGTGGGGCTGTGTGGGAGAGCTGGTCTACTATAAAGGTGCAGATGGCAGAGTTCTGTCTCCTATTTACCTCTTATAGGCACAGGAGCCTTCTTGAGGTCTGAACTGGGCAACCCAAACAAGAATGTTTCTCAAAATGTAAGCTTGGCAGTGCAAATGATGAGTGGAGCAATTAGAAGTGGTTGAATGGATGTTGGTAGCAGTTGTGCATCTAGCGCTGACGATGAAATAATTCTTTTTGTCTTCCCTAGGGCCTGAGTTACCCAGAGCAAAAGGTTGTTACTGTTGGCCATTTTAGAATCGGTCTGATTCACGGCCATCAAATTATCCCTTGGGGTGATATGGCCAGCTTGTCGATTCTCCAGAGGCAGCTAAATGTGGACATCCTAATTTCAGGGCACACACACAAATTTGAAGCTGTTGAGCATGAAAACAAGTTTTTTATCAACCCAGGATCTGCCACAGGAGCCTACAATGCCCTGGATAGGTGAG belongs to Eublepharis macularius isolate TG4126 chromosome 13, MPM_Emac_v1.0, whole genome shotgun sequence and includes:
- the LOC129341644 gene encoding vacuolar protein sorting-associated protein 29-like; translation: MLVLVIGDLHIPHRCTSLPAKFKKLLVPGKIQHILCTGNLCTKESYDYLKTLAGDVHVVRGDFDEGLSYPEQKVVTVGHFRIGLIHGHQIIPWGDMASLSILQRQLNVDILISGHTHKFEAVEHENKFFINPGSATGAYNALDRNITPSFVLMDIQASTVVTYVYRLIGDDVKVERLDYKKS